From a region of the Triticum aestivum cultivar Chinese Spring chromosome 7D, IWGSC CS RefSeq v2.1, whole genome shotgun sequence genome:
- the LOC123165038 gene encoding probable E3 ubiquitin-protein ligase BAH1-like 1 — MKFAKEYKRYMQGMKEELPTLGLKRLKQMIKKCNAIPYCPQLPGDDTTMVVTGHSQCTGSFFPSLSNELSAIVRCFNERVEKLLKLHVASTGLRKYFMWFTNRSLRTDEALVRQGKDLVTYAIVNAVAMRKITKKYDKKCCSKQGQSFRTEARRLHIEILESPWLHELMALYINLRWNKTVSMDLLVDLSLTFGDEDKPTLSCNLLDSMRVDIDLTCSICLDTVFDAVSLSCGHIFCYPCCSAAASVTVVDGLESADPGSKCPICRRAGVFPNAVRLNQLNILLRNSYPEYWEKRMQTERVERVRLAKEHWERQCRAFTSI; from the exons ATGAAGTTCGCCAAGGAGTACAAGAGATATATGCAGGGGATGAAGGAGGAACTGCCCACTTTGGGGCTGAAGCGTCTGAAACAAATGATTAAGAAATGCAACGCTATTCCCTATTGCCCTCAGCTCCCCGGCGACGACACCACCATGGTCGTCACGGGGCATAGCCAGTGCACCGGG AGTTTCTTTCCATCCCTTTCCAATGAGCTGTCAGCAATCGTTCGCTGCTTCAATGAAAGGGTCGAAAAGTTACTTAAATTGCATGTAGCATCCACGGGATTGAGGAAGTACTTCATGTGGTTCACAAACAGGTCTCTAAGGACTGATGAGGCACTAGTACGGCAAGGAAAAGACCTAGTTACCTATGCTATTGTAAATGCTGTAGCCATGAGGAAAATCACAAAGAAGTATGACAAG AAATGTTGCTCAAAACAAGGGCAGTCTTTCAGAACTGAAGCGCGGAGGCTGCACATCGAGATACTTGAATCCCCGTGGCTGCACGAGCTCATGGCTTTGTACATCAACTTGAGGTGGAACAAAACCGTTTCAATGGACCTCTTAGTGGACCTCTCCCTCACATTCGGCGATGAGGATAAGCCGACACTCTCTTGTAACCTCTTGGATTCCATGCGGGTCGACATCGACTTAACCTGTTCAATCTGCTTG GACACAGTGTTCGATGCAGTCTCTCTTTCATGTGGCCACATCTTCTGCTACCCGTGTTGCAGCGCTGCAGCCTCTGTGACAGTTGTTGATGGACTCGAGTCTGCAGATCCTGGATCAAAATGCCCGATTTGTCGCCGG GCCGGTGTCTTTCCTAACGCTGTGCGGCTGAATCAGCTCAACATTCTGCTTAGAAACAG TTACCCGGAGTACTGGGAGAAGAGGATGCAAACCGAGCGTGTTGAGCGTGTTCGCTTGGCCAAGGAGCATTGGGAAAGACAATGCAGAGCGTTCACGAGCATATGA
- the LOC123167834 gene encoding zinc transporter 10-like → MEQYVALLTYLQRFADSVSAVSCDAEATGDGGSDVCRNEAAALQLKMVAVAAILVSSAAGVAIPLVGHRWRGAVRAGEGGWAFVLAKAFAAGVVLGTGYVHMMHDAEEKFLDPCLPDSSPWQQFPFAGSVAMLASLVTLVVDFIGTQFYERKQRDKAGAASATTSAQDETGSPLLQDGRTTGGQKCEATLGHSHAHVYEGVVRNGHGHENEEGPSQARQVVVSQVRTQWLPCPSCQAQA, encoded by the exons ATGGAGCAGTACGTCGCCCTCTTAACCTACCTACAACGGTTCGCAG ATTCGGTTTCCGCGGTGAGCTGCGACGCGGAGGCGACGGGGGATGGCGGCAGCGATGTCTGCCGCAACGAGGCGGCCGCGCTGCAGCTCAAGATGGTCGCCGTCGCCGCTATCCTTGTCTCGAGCGCCGCCGGCGTCGCCATCCCGCTCGTCGGCcacaggtggcgtggcgcggttcGAGCCGGTGAGGGCGGGTGGGCGTTCGTGCTCGCCAAGGCGTTCGCGGCGGGGGTGGTCCTGGGCACGGGGTACGTGCACATGATGCACGACGCGGAGGAGAAATTCTTGGACCCGTGCCTCCCGGACTCGTCCCCGTGGCAGCAGTTCCCCTTCGCGGGCTCTGTCGCCATGCTCGCCAGCCTCGTCACACTCGTGGTCGACTTCATCGGCACACAGTTTTACGAGCGTAAGCAGCGCGATaaggccggtgccgcctccgccaCAACGAGCGCCCAAGATGAGACGGGGTCGCCATTGCTGCAGGACGGGAGGACTACAGGGGGCCAGAAGTGTGAGGCCACCCTTGGGCACAGCCATGCGCACGTCTACGAAGGAGTGGTGCGCAACGGCCATGGCCACGAGAACGAGGAGGGCCCGTCCCAAGCTCGTCAAGTGGTGGTTTCACAGGTACGAACACAGTGGTTGCCTTGCCCCTCCTGTCAAGCTCAAGCATAA